From one Papilio machaon chromosome 16, ilPapMach1.1, whole genome shotgun sequence genomic stretch:
- the LOC106716703 gene encoding uncharacterized protein LOC106716703 codes for MIIFVKSAPKLGHILFDPLDYEANLPREITSETESTTGSQYLRSNLTIQNLTTKASNNSNGYGFDETICKEKNDRILCGYNKNKDNLGIEEMSEETENGCRIRGDRLECGYLVGPFTNPRRPPANYEENEDTNNTQSELYHNTTQATVATSEITSTKTQTTVQSPIFQHSKNLSTSKLNISTTITPTKITTNTRPEFLKKLIVMQNSKNKTLKTTKTK; via the exons tgattattttcgTGAAGAGCGCTCCTAAACTTGgtcacattttatttgatcCACTTGATTATGAAGCTAATCTTCCAAGAGAGATTACAAGTGAGACAGAAAGTACTACCGGCAGTCAATATTTACGATCGAACCTaacaattcaaaatttaactaCAAAAGCGTCAAACAATTCAAATGGCTATGGTTTCGATGAGACTATATGCAAGGAAAAGAACGATAGAATTTTATGTGGATACAATAAGAATAAAGATAACCTTGGAATTGAGGAAATGTCGGAAGAAACAGAAAATGGATGTCGAATACGTGGTGACAGATTAGAGTGTGGATATTTAGTTGGTCCATTCACAAACCCCAGACGTCCACCAGCAAACTACGAAGAAAATGAAGATACGAACAATACACAATCTGAACTATATCATAATACAACACAAGCCACTGTAGCGACATCGGAAATAACTTCAACCAAAACTCAAACAACAGTTCAATCACCAATATTTCAACATAGTAAAAATCTGTCCACAAGCAAACTAAACATTTCAACGACCATAACTCCTACCAAGATAACGACAAATACAAGACCAGAATTCCTTAAGAAATTAATAGTAATGCAAAACTCTAAAAACAAAACcttaaaaactactaaaa caaaataa
- the LOC106716686 gene encoding neuropeptide-like protein 32: MKTILFFTLLMCIYLSFTLAIPYPGNAEDLQASESNWGGGWGRGGGYGGGYGGGWGSGWNQGGGWGHGGGWGYGGGRGYGGHGWGR; this comes from the exons ATGAAGACT attCTATTCTTTACGCTGTTAATGTGCATTTACTTGTCCTTCACCTTGGCGATACCATACCCTGGTAATGCTGAGGACCTGCAAGCATCTGAGTCGAATTGGGGAGGTGGTTGGGGCCGAGGAGGTGGCTACGGAGGTGGCTACGGAGGTGGCTGGGGAAGCGGATGGAATCAGGGTGGAGGTTGGGGTCACGGAGGTGGTTGGGGCTACGGTGGAGGACGCGGTTACGGCGGTCACGGATGGGGAAGATAA